The DNA sequence TTtctaaaaagtatgtcaaaagCACTAAAGCATTTTGACatgttaatgataaatcaattcCGGGTACAAGCACAAATAAGGGAGAACATaaaattttacttataaaaGCCTTTTTTCACCAAAGCCATCAACTGATGGTTGAGTCATGTGACATGTTAACATAAATAGGGGTTGTGCCTTGTATTGAACAGAAAAAGTTTTGATGTCTCAAATGCATCTTTTCATCAGTTTTTGAAATGTAAGTTTGATGCTATGTTTTACACGAATCAAATACTATCataatatcaatgaaatatctaaatatttttttgtaccaaaattgtgtccatgtccctttattCTTCATCTTTTCTTCctgttttgttttgtatgttaCTACCAAGTATGTAATATAGCATAATAAAACATACCCTTTTCCATATCAACCCTCAACCAATATCTGCCTTTGGGCCCCTGTCTGCCATTGTGGTCTTGGGTTAATATAAGGTGAGGGAAAAATGTGTACATAATAAATCCAAGTACATGAACATCATACTTGTTTAACTAAATGCcctcaaaatataaaaaaaaaaaccttgtctGTTAAACTTCAAACAAACCAGACTTAAATTCccatatgtaacataaaatttACATGGAACTAGATTtggtaatgtacatgtatatacactgtaggtaACTAgtattgaattttacatttatcaaAACACTGCATAAAATAATTCCATGAAGAATATTGTTGAAGAACAAATTTTTATGGAAGCAAAGCAATATATTTGTTTAGTCAAGAATCAATCACGTGCATGATTCTAAAGACTGATCTGCGTAAATCATTTGTGTGCAAGTAACTGGTTTCTACAGATGACAAAGAGCAAATGGTATCGAAATGACATAAATAAAAATAGATGTATAATATTCATACAGCAGGGCAGGGCAGTCTCTGCTTATACATATAAGCCAGAGTCTTAGCTGCCAAAGTCAGAGATTCACGTCTACTGACACCAGTCAGTGCTGCCTGCCAGTCAGATCGACCAATGTGAGGCATGGACTCTTCCACAATTTGACCAATTGAAACTGCCAGTCCAGCCCAACGTAGGGGGTAATCTGATGGTGTCCTGTCCTGGGCTTGGAGAATGTATTCAGCTGGGATGGCAGCTGGTTGTGAAAATGCTCGGAGTTCAATCCTATGAGCAGGATCTTGTAGAATCAAGCAACTCATCTCATACCATCTGTActcaaaaagaaatatatatcaacaactataattataccccccgaacgaagttcggGGGGgtgggtatataggaatcactgtctgtctgtccgtctgtgcagattcgtgtccgggccataacttctttgttctttgacataggcataccatatttgacacatgagtgtatcaccatgagacgatgtgtcatgtaccttcatgacctccatatgaccttgacctcaaggtcaaaattaaaggtttttacaatggattcgtgtcagggccatgccttctttgttctttgacataggcatatcatatttgacacttgagtgtatcaccatgagacgatgggtcgagtaccttcatgacctctatatgacctttaactttgacctcaaggtcaaaattgattatagggttttgacatagtcataccatgagacatgggtgtatcaccatgagactatgtgtcatgtacattcatgacctctttatgaccttgacatttgatctcaaggtcaaagttgaTTTTGTTTAAGAACAAGATTTATTCTGGGGAAAGGAAGGGAAATCTGAAAGAAACACACCAGGGTAGAGTGGgaccacaaaaggggatcaaagttttatacaaGAATACATAGtgaaacatcttttaaaataatctttCTCAAGAATAAcggggccatgattagtcatatcaatatgcaagcatcttcaggtaattTTAAGCTTTTTCAATTCAAGGACCCCAGttgtagggtgggaccacaataggaagTCGAAGTTTTATAAAGGaaattgattaaaacaaattctgttCAAGAGTAGCAGgcccacactaaatcatattttgtatatagattccttatggcaagaccttacatTTCTTGCCAGGATTTTTGACCTTATGACTTTGTATCATGGTTATGTTGTGGCCCTTTGGgactaggttggggccacactattaggtcaaaatttttcataggaataaagattgaaaaaaatctcaaaacaTCACAACAGCTAAACACCAGCATGGCCagggtgagcaatgtggcctatgggcctcttgtgcAACTGGGCCCTAGCCAGTAGCTGTCAAGTATAATTTTGATCCCTGGCCTCTCCCAGCGATGATGTCTTAGAACATAaggtaaagatattttttaaatttcaacacCTACCATTGCTTTTCAATTTTACCAAAGTAATATCACTGCACTTCCAAATTATAAAGGAAATCTCTGGATGAAATCTCACCTGTCTGGGAGTAATTCGACAATGAATCCTTCCACTGACAAATCTCACCTGTCTGGGAGTAATTCGACAATGAATCCTTCCACTGACACAATTGGTTGTCCTTCTGGTAAATTTCCCTTTTCCCGAAGATTTTGGATCCTCTCCTCAGCACCTTTTAAACCACATGTATAACCAACAGGTTGGGTTGCAGTTGTTGAACTGCTTTCCTGCAAGACCAGAAATCAATTGAATGATGATTTACAAttcaacaagagtaccacaaacggtacaatatacgctcGTCAGACAGTGAACTTCAACCTggaaagtgggtcatggtgcaccaatccatctgacatgaaatgattatgtatttctctgagagggaggttgtgacaaaatgtcggtgcaatatctatctatgatgattaaaagtccaggaaaccatttgatctacttttatccctaaagtaggtcatgctgtaccaatgaagttgaaatgtgaactgattatgtatttctctgagagggaggttgtgacaaatttccgagcaatacctgtgaccacaccgaaaaaaaaatctggaaaactgtttgacctacttctacccctaaagtaggtcatattgCACTAATCCAGCTGACATGCTAACTGCACTTGTATTCCTATGttaggaagcctttgactaaatatcagtgcaatatctgtatccgtaatgaaaaaaaaaaaaagcctgggaaaactgtttgacctatttttagcccaaaagtaggtcaaggatggaacaatccagctgaaatgcaaactgagcttgtattcctctgagaggaaacctttgactaaatatctgggcaatatctgtatccgtaatgaaaaaaacaagaggcccatgggccacatcgctcacctgagtcaccttggcccatatctgaagactttccatatatatttgcatgtaaaaccttagtccctattatggtccaaactaccctttgcaaacttgaatctacactatgtcagaaagctttcatgtaaatttctttggcccaatggttcttgagaagaagatttttaaagctttttcctatatttgtatgtaaaactttgaaccccccccccccacttgtggccccatcctacccccgggggccatgatttgaacaaacttgaatctgcactatgtcagaaagttttcatgtaaaaatcagcttttctgactcagtggttcttgagaagaagatttttaaagatttttcctatatatttgtatgtaaaactttgatcccctattgtggccccatccaacccccggggcccatgatttgaacaaaattgaatctgcattatgtcaggaagctttcatgtaaatctcagcttttctggcttagtggttcttgagaagaagatttttaaagtttttccctatatatttgtatgtaaaactttgatccccccttgtggccccatcctaccaccgggggccatgatttgaacaaacttgaatctgcaatatgtcaggaagctttcaggtaaatttcagctcttctggcccagtggttcttgagaagaagatttttgaatgaccccaccctatttttgcatttttgtgattatctcccctttgaaagggacatggcccttcatttgaacaaacttgaaagcccttcacccaaggatgcttttggccaagttaggttgaaattggcccagtggttctggagaagaagtcgaaaatgtgaaaagtttacgaacagacagacagacagacaccggacaaaatgtgatcagaatagctcacttgaaccttcggttcaggtgagctaaaaagcccggaaaactgtttgacctattatTAGCCCAAAAGTAGaacaaggatggaccaatccagctgaaattcgaactgaacttgtattcctccaagaggaagcctgtgactaaatttcagtgcaatatctgtatttgtactgaaaaaaagcctggaaaactgtttgacctatttttagcccaaacGTAGGTCAAGGACAGACCAATCAGATGAAGCGCAAACTGAACGTGTATTACTCCAAGAGGAACCCTGTgtctaaatatcagggcaatatctgtacccataataaataaaaagcacggaaaactgtttgacctacatttagtCCTGATGTAGGTCATGGacggatggaccaatccagctgaaatgtaacCTGAACTTGTATACCCTCgagaggaagcttatgtgtaaatttcaaggcaatatctgtatctctaACACagaaaagtctggaaaactgtttgacctacttatagccctaaagtatgCCAatgacggaccaatccagctgaaatcaTATGTAAACTCACTCTAAcacttcttgagggagaaattgtgaccaaatttcaaagtcgtacatgcatctgttacaGAAAAAAGTCAGAAAAACATGACGTCGGATGGACAGACAGCCAGTCAAGCAGACTGACACatggacagcgccataacataatacgttcCGTCTAATgacaggcgtataaaaactaATATACtgaattttgtttactgtactATACACCCCAATTTCTCACTACATTTAATTCAATGTTCAGACACCCCTATTTTTCTCATGTTGGTTGATTACTATATGATCGTATGCCAATTAAGTGGGAAAAGATTTTGCCACATGAGTAAGAACACACCTCTCCCCGTGTCTCAGTAATTAGAACACTTACAACATTACACTTTCTTTATACTGTAAACACACATTTTTATGTGCAGTACTTATTTCCGCCATGTCTGCGGTCACATAAAGTCTGCATAATTTCATATCAGCAGACttaaaaggtacatgtatataagctattttcatataaatcataTGCAACTCAGTAGATTTTCGTACCCACGaactatatcaaaaaatgataatCCACGAAATTATGACTGTGGAAATAAATACGGCTATAGTATTTAAATAATACAAGTCACAATAAACAATGCTTTGCGTTTGAACACATACCATTCCTCTGACAATAGCCTTGCCAAACACAGTCTGAAATGCCTCTCGGATTGCCCCGACTTTATTCTCTTTCTCTGACGTCACCACTACATAGATATCACCACCAGTTCCTGGGATTAAAACAAACCAGGTCGGTGTAAGTACAATTCTAAATTTGACATGTTGCACTATTATGTAATTTGTTGGCCTGTTAGTTAGAGTgatttcataatatatttttagTTTGAAACAAGATGCCTATAAGCCACAACGCTCACCTGGGCAACCTTAGTTCTGctattcttcagaagatttagaaaaaaatatttctcctctattcccatgaaaaaattgtggtcccaccctaacTACGGGGTCTCTGAGTccacacaacatggggatgcttcaatatcaatatgacaaacATAAGGCCTTGATATTATGGAGACGAAAGTTTTGTTTCTTATGTATAaacattatgtaaaatttgatccccaatATTAGCTCAACCAGGGTCCATAATATTGAAAAGAATAAATTTAATCCACAcatattgcaattttttttcaaattaatgaTTCTATTGTGGTtgtggagaagattttcccctgtatattcccatgtcaaacTTTAATCCCTTATTGTGTCCCCATCCAAGGGCCTTGGATTTGAttcaaacaaatttgaatctgcactatctgcAGATGCTTTCATATTAACACCTCTAATCATGGCCCTATTGTTTTTAATActttcccctatatattcccatgtaaaactttgatccccctattgtggccccatcctaccctgggggaccacaatttgaacaatttaaaatctatactatgtcagaaaactttgatcagaaaacctcacttgagcttttagctctgGTAAGCTAAAAACTTGAGTCTGCACTACCTGAGGTTGCTTACAttttaatatgactaatcatgtcCCTGCTGTTTCCCCattgtggcccaaccctaccatcgggggccatgatttgaacgaacttgaatctgaactacctaaggatgcttgcatattgatataacTAATCCTGGCCCTgctgtttttgagaaaattttgaaagattttccccaATAAATTCCcatgtaacactttgatccccattgTGGCAACATCCTATGCccagggtcatgatttgaacaaactttagtCAGCACTATAAACTGAGGATgcttaaaataattttcatctcttagcccagtggttctggagatttTTAAATACCCCAccaattttcactatttcttaacTATTTCCTCTTAAAGAGGGCATGGATTTTcctttgaacaaaattgaatctccttcacccaaggatactttatggaaagtttggttgaaaatggcgcactggttctggagaagaagtctaaAATGTTGACAGTTTGCGGTTAGCAGACAGATgctggacaaaatgtgatcagaaaagttcccTTTAGCtctcagctcaggtgagcaaaaaCCACGTATTGTCTGAACTACAGATTTCTGAGTTTTTCTTACTGATGACCTCTTTCATCCCAGGATCAAGAGTTGTAATCATGCTCTCCATGGAACTctgggtaaaaaaaaacaacaaacaagtgTGACTTTCCTTCTTTTTACAAACAATGCTTTTATGGATACTTTTCCTGTATGTCAATGTCTCCTATACagaatttacattttaaaattttcaacattaCATAAAAATAATGTCTTCCAACatttcaacatatatatatagctacCAACATTTTAACATAAATATGGCTACATACTGAAAAGAATGCaggaaattataaattctcacCTTAGTTTTCTCCACCATTTTGTTGACAATGTTACTTCCTCCTATCCACGAGAATAACCCTCCTCCCTGGTTACTTGGACTTCTGGAGTACTCTGGAATCATCTCGACTGGGACCGGGATTTGAGAACTGGCTTCCCTGGGGGTCTCTATTGGAGCTATATGATGATTAAAGAAGTAAAGAATTAAAACAACTAAAGTAAACACAGTTTACTAACAGCATGTTTGTAATATGACTGAAAACTTGTATAgatttacaatgtacatatgtatgttattTCCAGTGTCACAGAGACCTATGGTTTCCACTAACAATAAACATATATGTAAGGTGGCTCATATGTAAAATAATCATTTTGCGAAATGGAAGACTATCATCCAAATGCACATGTATACAGTTTGTTTTTGAGAAAGACACTTTTTGTTTTTTCACTTTGAAGAGATATGTTGCttcttttttggttttgtttttaccTCGGgagacaaatattttttttcccttttaatatacatgtatatgagtgAGCTATGTTGTTTTTAATGTGGTTGAGCTGTGCTTGGTTTTTACCTGAGATTACTACATTTCAATGCTGCTCCTTTTTTAACAAAAGGAGTCATGTTGCTATCTAATACCTTGGGATGACATACTATTTTCctaaaaagagggggggggggctatgcTGGGCATATACCTGAGGGAGCTAAGCTGGGTATTTACCTGATGGAGCTGTGCTGGGTCTATACCTGGGAAAGCTATGCTGGGTATCTAATTGAAGGAGTTATTCTGGGTTTTAACCTAAGGGAGCTAtgctgcttttttttttttacctgggGAAGCTGTGCCAAGTTTTTACTCAAGGGTGCTTTGCTGGATTTTGGTCATTGGGAACTATGCTGGATTTTGGTCTTTGGGAACTATGATGGATTTTGACCTTGGGAAGCTATGCTAGATTTTCACCTTGGGGAGCTATGCTGGGTTTTGACAATGGGGAGTAATGGTGGATTTTGATTGAGGGGAGCTATGGTGGATTTTGACCTAGGCGAGCTATGCTGAGGTTTAACGCTGGAGAGCTATGCTGGATTTTGAACTTGGAGAGCTTTGCTGGATTTTTACTCTGGGAATCTATGTTGGGTTTTGACCCTGGGGAGTTGTAGATTTTGACCTGGGGGAGCTATGCTGGATTTTGACTGAGGAGAGCTATGCTGGATTTTGACCTTGGGGAGCTATGCTGGATTTTGACCTTAAGAGCTATGCTGGGTTTTGACCATGGGGAGTTATGCTGGGTTTTGACCTTGGGGAGTTATGCTGGGTTTTGACCTTGGAGAGCTATGTTGGGTTTTGACCTTGGGGAGTTATTGTGGATTTTGACCTGGGGGAGTTACGGTGGATTTTGACCTGGGGGAGCTATGCTGGATTTTGATCTGGGGGGGCTATGCTGGATTTTTACCTGCTCAGTTCAGTTTAGGCTTCCCAAGAACAATTACAGtgctgtatataaatgtacctcgGTGCGCTTCGCACCATATGAGGTCACAataaagaaagtatgtcacaacTTACAAGTTCTTATGGTTGTATCGTGGTCATAATAGtatgtcgttatttactacttttatcaagtgataagcaaTATACATGAAAAATTTCTTGTCAAATGCTTATCATatcagggcttgaaactaactttttatgtcatcAGTCCAGTCTGACTGacggggtataatttcaaccagtccgcagaaaatttaccagtccaccagaattttccagaaataaataaaaaatttgttaatgttattaaaattaaatatgtaattcaactcaatatgcctcagacaatattgtaatacttatgtgagatttatatttactaatcggGTACgcctgatatctacagaggaatgccaaatgcACATTTAAGATTCATAAGAATATTTTCCAGaatgacgttttagaaaattgaccagtcccatcggatTGACTGTaacaaatgtatgtcagtccgccagacttttaaccagtcacagactgacgggcatatgttgaTTTCGAGTCCTGCATATGAATtgtatattatttctttttcatatcaaatcactTGCCATTTATCATATACACAATTGTATAGTttgcacgaaggtgatattcattttatattgttaccTTGAAATTGCCCCTTTATCTTCTGATTCCAATTATCGCtgcgtttaatttacataattattgcaaCCAGCTGCAGTAAATGTAAAAGTGCAACAATGTACAGTGTACGCTGGGGTTTGAAGTTTGTATAATTATATTCttattacattgatatatcaGAAAAGTGTTGGGAAAAACTTCTGACACAAAAAGAAACTCCTTTCCGCATCAGATGATCTCTTGCATActcttgaaaattaaaaagcatgttgcattagatgcattttaaacttcccTCCTTTTATCGGAGAACTTGCTCCCAAGACTTTTCCGTTAATGTAAAGTAAGCTTtctttttcaatataaaaaggGCCGTCATGCATATAACCGATATTGTTGCACTTTCATGATTATTACAATCATTTTTGTTGGTTCTAAATATATAATGTCACATGATAGTCTCGTGATAATAAACATGTCTCGATGAAAATGTATGGAAGCCTACTAGGTATCGGTTTAAATGTTGATTCGTTCTcagatatttttcattaaatatcatccatatataaaacatttaagactattttatgtatgcattttactttatttttgtatgggacGCCTTAACTCAATTGAGTGGGGGAGCTATGTTTGGCTTGTACATTGGGAAGCTATTCTGGGTTTTTACATGGAGGAGTTATGGTGGATTATTACCTGGAGGTGCTATACTGGATTTTTACCTGGGGAGCTATGCTAGGTTTGACTGTTGGACTAGCTATGTTAGGTTTGACTGTTGGACTAGCTATGCTAGGTTTGACTGTTGGACTAGCTATGTTGAGTTTTTACTTGGAGGAGCTATGCTAGGTTTGACTGTTGGACTAGCTATGCTAGGTTTGACTGTTGGACTAGCTAAGTTGGGTTTGACTGTTGGACTAGCTATGTTAGGTTTGACTGTTGGACTAGCTATGCTAGGTTTGACTGTTGGACTATCTATGCTAGGTTTGACTGTTGGACTAGCTATGCTAGGTTTGACTGTTGGACTAGCTATGTTGAGTTTTTACTAGGAGGAGCTATGCTAGGTTTGACTGTTGGACTAGCTATGCTAGGTTTGACTGTTGGACTAGCTATGTTGAGTTTTTACTAGGAGGAGCTATGCTAGGTTTGACTGTTGGACTAGCTATGCTAGGTTTGACTGTTGGACTAGCTATGCTGGGTTTGACTGTTGGACTAGCTATGCTAGGTTTGACTGTTGGACTAGCTATGTTGAGTTTTTACTTGGAGGAGCTATGCTAGGTTGGACTGTTGGACTATCTATGCTAGGTTTGACTGTTGGACTAGCTATGCTAGGTTTGACTGTTGGACAAGCTATGTTAGGTTTGACTGTTGGACTAGCTATGTTGGGTTTGACTGTTGGACTAGCTATTTTAGGTTTGACTGTTGGACTAGCTATGCTAGATTTGACTGTTGGACTAGCTATGCTAGGTTTGACTGTTGGACTAGCTATGTTGAGTTTTTACTTGGAGGAGCTATGCTAGGTTTGACTGTTGGACTAGCTATG is a window from the Ostrea edulis chromosome 5, xbOstEdul1.1, whole genome shotgun sequence genome containing:
- the LOC125649709 gene encoding protein PRRC1-A-like, with the protein product MMEESSDESTEIISNEEAELAKKMQESEEPFKSPAGTPSTKFTPSVAAPSPLPEFMNSYGASPSVPTLQNSRESSPVSPPQREVPASLSNVQTASPTVKPSIASPTVQPSITPPAPIETPREASSQIPVPVEMIPEYSRSPSNQGGGLFSWIGGSNIVNKMVEKTKSSMESMITTLDPGMKEVIRTGGDIYVVVTSEKENKVGAIREAFQTVFGKAIVRGMESSSTTATQPVGYTCGLKGAEERIQNLREKGNLPEGQPIVSVEGFIVELLPDRWYEMSCLILQDPAHRIELRAFSQPAAIPAEYILQAQDRTPSDYPLRWAGLAVSIGQIVEESMPHIGRSDWQAALTGVSRRESLTLAAKTLAYMYKQRLPCPAV